A section of the Cygnus olor isolate bCygOlo1 chromosome 14, bCygOlo1.pri.v2, whole genome shotgun sequence genome encodes:
- the MYOZ3 gene encoding myozenin-3, whose amino-acid sequence MTIMKPDPGDAPQLDLGKKVSTPQDVMLEELSLSTNRGSQLFQQRQRRMQRFVFEHPSGYRKLPAPGGSHGTGKAGLEGTANEWSAGDAEGQQSFHSELHVAASPQGGPPEVPKKSEKALQMGRVLNPDNLAPGYSGPLREVPPEKFNVTAIPKGYRSPWQGLLGDKDKAAGRENQLPMKPSYGEFISFNRTPTPFDRAVLSDLFYVPAAELDNLSGLELISQRPNFNRVPQGWARVLPESDEL is encoded by the exons ATGACCATCATGAAACCAGACCCTGGAGATG caccccagctgGACCTGGGCAAGAAGGTGAGCACGCCGCAGGACGTGATGCTGGAGGAGCTCTCCCTGAGCACCAACCGCGGctcccagctcttccagcagcGGCAGAGGCGGATGCAGCGCTTCGTCTTCGAGCACCCCAGCGGCTACAGGAAG CTCCCAGCGCCGGGTGGCTCGCACGGCACCGGGAAAGCCGGGCTGGAGGGGACGGCGAACGAGTGGTCG GCTGGGGACGCCGAGGGCCAGCAGAGCTTCCACTCGGAGCTGCACGTGGCAGCGTCGCCCCAGGGCGGCCCTCCTGAGGTGCCCAAGAAGTCGGAGAAAGCCCTGCAGATGGGCAGAGTCCTCAACCCAGACAATCTGGCCCCAG GGTACTCAGGGCCCCTCAGAGAAGTGCCCCCGGAGAAGTTCAACGTCACCGCCATCCCCAAGGGCTACCGCTCCCCGTGGCAGGGGCTCCTCGGCGACAAGGACAAGGCTGCGGGCAGAGAGAACCAGCTGCCCATGAAACCCTCGTACGGGGAGTTCATCAGCTTCAACAG GACTCCCACCCCGTTTGACAGAGCAGTGCTCAGCGACCTCTTCTACGTGCCTGCCGCCGAGCTGGACAACCTGAGCGGTCTGGAGCTGATTTCCCAGAGGCCCAACTTCAACAGAGTACCGCAGGGCTGGGCGCGGGTCCTCCCGGAGAGCGACGAGCTGTAG
- the RBM22 gene encoding pre-mRNA-splicing factor RBM22 isoform X1, protein MSTSLGSNTYNRQNWEDADFPILCQTCLGENPYIRMTKEKYGKECKICARPFTVFRWCPGVRMRFKKTEVCQTCSKLKNVCQTCLLDLEYGLPIQVRDAGLSLKDEMPKSDVNKEYYTQNMEREIANSDGTRPVGALGKATSTSDMLLKLARTTPYYKRNRPHICSFWVKGECKRGEECPYRHEKPTDPDDPLADQNIKDRYYGINDPVADKLLKRASTMPRLDPPDDKTITTLYVGGLGDTITESDLRNHFYQFGEIRTITVVQRQQCAFIQFATRQAAEVAAEKSFNKLIVNGRRLNVKWGRSQAARGKEKDKEGTTESGIKLEPVPGLPGALPPPPAAEEEASANYFNLPPSGPPAVVNIALPPPPGIAPPPPPGFGPHMFHAMGPPPPFMRAPGPIHYPSQDPQRMGAHAGKHSSP, encoded by the exons ACCAAAGAGAAGTATGGAAAGGAATGCAAG ATTTGTGCCAGGCCCTTCACAGTGTTCCGCTGGTGCCCTGGTGTTCGTATGCgtttcaagaaaacagaagtgtgcCAGACGTGCAGCAAGCTGAAGAACGTCTGTCAAACCTGCCTGCTTGACCTGGAGTATG GTTTGCCTATCCAAGTCCGGGATGCGGGACTCTCCCTTAAGGACGAAATGCCTAAATCTGATGTCAATAAAGAGTATTACACCCAGAACATGGAACGTGAG ATAGCCAACTCTGACGGCACCAGACCAGTGGGCGCGCTAGGAAAAGCTACTTCCACCAGTGACATGCTGCTGAAGCTGGCTCGGACCACGCCTTACTACAAACGTAACCGTCCTCACATCTGTTCCTTCTGGGTAAAAGGAGAGTGCAAGCGAGGAGAAGAGTGTCCTTACAG ACATGAGAAACCTACAGATCCGGATGATCCCCTGGCTGATCAGAACATCAAAGATCGTTACTACGGAATTAACGATCCTGTGGCTGATAAGCTGCTGAAACGAGCATCGACCATGCCTCGACTGGACCCTCCTGATGACAAGACCATTACTACGCTGTATGTTGGAGGGCTTGGAGATACTATCACTGAATCAGATCTCAG AAATCACTTCTACCAGTTTGGGGAAATTCGAACGATAACTGTGGTGCAGAGACAACAGTGTGCTTTCATCCAGTTTGCCACCCGGCAAGCTGCAGAAGTGGCTGCTGAGAAATCCTTCAACAAACTCATCGTCAACGGCCGCCGGCTCAATGTCAAATGGGGCAG GTCTCAGGcagcaagaggaaaagagaaggacaAAGAAGGTACTACAGAATCTGGGATAAAGCTGGAACCAGTTCCAGGGCTTCCCGGAG ctctcccacctcccccagctgcagaagaggaggcttcTGCAAATTACTTCAACCTACCTCCAAGTGGCCCTCCAGCTGTGGTTAACATCGCCTTGCCACCACCTCCTGGCATTGCTCCGCCACCACCTCCAG GTTTTGGACCACACATGTTCCACGCCATGGGGCCACCGCCTCCCTTCATGAGAGCGCCAGGCCCCATTCACTACCCGTCTCAAGATCCCCAGAGGATGGGCGCCCACGCGGGAAAGCACAGCAGCCCCTAG
- the RBM22 gene encoding pre-mRNA-splicing factor RBM22 isoform X2, with the protein MSTSLGSNTYNRQNWEDADFPILCQTCLGENPYIRMICARPFTVFRWCPGVRMRFKKTEVCQTCSKLKNVCQTCLLDLEYGLPIQVRDAGLSLKDEMPKSDVNKEYYTQNMEREIANSDGTRPVGALGKATSTSDMLLKLARTTPYYKRNRPHICSFWVKGECKRGEECPYRHEKPTDPDDPLADQNIKDRYYGINDPVADKLLKRASTMPRLDPPDDKTITTLYVGGLGDTITESDLRNHFYQFGEIRTITVVQRQQCAFIQFATRQAAEVAAEKSFNKLIVNGRRLNVKWGRSQAARGKEKDKEGTTESGIKLEPVPGLPGALPPPPAAEEEASANYFNLPPSGPPAVVNIALPPPPGIAPPPPPGFGPHMFHAMGPPPPFMRAPGPIHYPSQDPQRMGAHAGKHSSP; encoded by the exons ATTTGTGCCAGGCCCTTCACAGTGTTCCGCTGGTGCCCTGGTGTTCGTATGCgtttcaagaaaacagaagtgtgcCAGACGTGCAGCAAGCTGAAGAACGTCTGTCAAACCTGCCTGCTTGACCTGGAGTATG GTTTGCCTATCCAAGTCCGGGATGCGGGACTCTCCCTTAAGGACGAAATGCCTAAATCTGATGTCAATAAAGAGTATTACACCCAGAACATGGAACGTGAG ATAGCCAACTCTGACGGCACCAGACCAGTGGGCGCGCTAGGAAAAGCTACTTCCACCAGTGACATGCTGCTGAAGCTGGCTCGGACCACGCCTTACTACAAACGTAACCGTCCTCACATCTGTTCCTTCTGGGTAAAAGGAGAGTGCAAGCGAGGAGAAGAGTGTCCTTACAG ACATGAGAAACCTACAGATCCGGATGATCCCCTGGCTGATCAGAACATCAAAGATCGTTACTACGGAATTAACGATCCTGTGGCTGATAAGCTGCTGAAACGAGCATCGACCATGCCTCGACTGGACCCTCCTGATGACAAGACCATTACTACGCTGTATGTTGGAGGGCTTGGAGATACTATCACTGAATCAGATCTCAG AAATCACTTCTACCAGTTTGGGGAAATTCGAACGATAACTGTGGTGCAGAGACAACAGTGTGCTTTCATCCAGTTTGCCACCCGGCAAGCTGCAGAAGTGGCTGCTGAGAAATCCTTCAACAAACTCATCGTCAACGGCCGCCGGCTCAATGTCAAATGGGGCAG GTCTCAGGcagcaagaggaaaagagaaggacaAAGAAGGTACTACAGAATCTGGGATAAAGCTGGAACCAGTTCCAGGGCTTCCCGGAG ctctcccacctcccccagctgcagaagaggaggcttcTGCAAATTACTTCAACCTACCTCCAAGTGGCCCTCCAGCTGTGGTTAACATCGCCTTGCCACCACCTCCTGGCATTGCTCCGCCACCACCTCCAG GTTTTGGACCACACATGTTCCACGCCATGGGGCCACCGCCTCCCTTCATGAGAGCGCCAGGCCCCATTCACTACCCGTCTCAAGATCCCCAGAGGATGGGCGCCCACGCGGGAAAGCACAGCAGCCCCTAG